ACATATTTGCCCACACCGCAAATACTGGACAGAAGTGAGGCAATTCTCAGAATACATTGAGGCAATGAAGAGTTATTTTCTGTAAACAAGACACTCAAAGGACAACCTACAGTGTTCTTTATTAGATTTTAATGTTTTTCCCGTatcaaatttaagcaatttcaacttgtttttataagttaactCCTCACTAGCCAACATTTAAAACAGTAAGCACAATGACTTGCACACCCAattaataaacttaaaaattcaagtaaaattaatTTTTCACAGTGTATATTTCCAGACCTAAACTCAATGTTTTTGTGCAAATAATAACTAATGTGAAATTGTTCAGCACCACAATAACTGAAACAAAAGCAATGGGACAATGCATTGTTTTCATTACTAACAAATAATCAGTTTTGAATCTGTTcgtgaaaatatatatttttcatagaGATTGATCTCACAAGAAATTTCTAGACTATAAAAGGTacattaaaaagatttaaaCTTAGAAGTTTCTAAAGATTGCATTCATTCTGTTTTTTGAGGTCTAGAACTCGTAAACAATTTAACAGTAACAGACAAGCAACACAAAAAACGTTTGCGAAAGTAAAGTTTACCTGGCTGCACCGGCAGAAACAGACCATAGATGCGTTCTCGCACAGGCAGATATAAGACGGCCTGCGGTGGTAACTCAGCTTCATCCTCATCTTCCAATGTGTTGCTGCACTCCACGACCCCGTCATATATGAAATTATAAATCATGAAACACTCGGCCTGGGTATGCTTCTCTTTAACTGCCTACAATGTGAAAAACTATAGTAAGTGTTAAAataatgtcaaataattttgggATGTTTTTTTAATAGGGCCAAAAGACTATTttgttttaaagtgcacctatttcattgcttaaacttttttatgtatatttagtataatataacacattattttccacataccgtacatttttgtagctccagatttcccgttcttcctgaaacgcacttttttgtgtacaaaactcatcgaactgaaaagcgctgtgttcctgattggtcgctaatctgtacgttgtgattggcctgaatacctctgacgtcagccggaaatgtgacactctttaacatgtttgaaagattcgctcacaatacaatgctaacaggagttaatttaaaatgtgagtcaaagcgggaggaattatgataatgtcggtcttgtgtacatcaccaatcccaggaagtaaactgttgcttacaatccgtgtgtttgttgtagtccaaaaaacgAGATTAACGTGGAGACAATAACTCGAGTCATCGTTTACTTcagggtttgtaccttttgcatattgcttacgtactaatacacacgtacacaccaaaggaaatgtaaaattgtgaattggacaataggtgccctttaatacataaataaaatgattgattgaattttaaaaagttgaattGAAAAATACTCATAAATTTAGAGttttgtattcattttaatatgTCAATTTTTTGTTAATGACAAAATACAATCAGACTGCCCCAAACTTACGTAATAATATAGGGTAACTTTCTGATTAGTGAAAAGAATAGCACCAACTATTGAAAATATCATTCACGAGATTGCATTAATATTCATATAATAAAGGATATTTATGGGCTCAGAGATCAAACTTAAACCCAAAGATCTCCCTGTTTCTTAACTGGGAAAGGTACCAGTCAAGAGGTGATGGGGTAAAAAAGGATATTGCAAAAACtgtcatgagagagagagagagagagagagagagacctctTCCCCCTGACTGGCTGGATTACATTACCATGCTTCTCCCAAacttaagttaaatttactttattattcattcatttgacattttcaggatCGAAAAACTGTATTCCTCAggatatatatattatattatatttgtcTTTGAATTTTTGGACAGCCCTTCATTACCACTACTCACCTGTAATATATCACGGGGTATGTACTTCTCCATCAAGCACACTGTCTCAGGAGATTGGAGACTGCACTCTAACCAAGGGGATTTTTGCCCTGGAAGCAGATACATGTGTATACCTTTTATTAACGTCTCTTCCTCAGCATCATGTAAGGGCAGAGAGGAAACACCAAATGTTCCCTCACTATTGGGACGATGAGCATTAATGAAGTCGGCAACAGCATAGATCTTGTCTCCCTGAACTTCCCTGTGTTTTTTCCGATACGATGCTAAAGCAATGTTGCGGAGACGCTGCATGTGCTGCTCGGACACTATGTCATTACCCAACATACAGGCCACGAGTGAAAGGTCGGTCATATGAAGCTTCAAAATCTGGCATAACCTCTCTCTGGAGAGCACCACTGTTGTCATATCACCTAAATTGAGTTTACTGATAGACAAGTATGGGACTGTGTTGTAGATAACAAAATCTGTATCTTGACCAAGGATTCCCATGCAGTTGTGAGAGAGGGCATAGTCAGCAATCTCATAATCTCCTTCACGGACCGAGCACCACGTTTCTTGGCCAAGCGTTTTAAGGGCAAATCGCGAGAAGGTTGCAAGTCCTGAAGGAAGGCAGAAAAGGTCTCTGCTGTTcggctgctgtttgtgacactTAATGTGCTGAAATATTTTTGCTATATCTCGGTTGACTCTCAAACGCCTCTTCACCCACTCGGCCCGTTTTTGTTCCTCGACCGTTCcatcaaagaaaaacactaaccGTATACCAGCTGCTGTAAATGCACTGACAAATTCCTGCAGGATATGCATGTACTCCTGCCACTGACCGCCGTGGACCCAAGCTTGACAGCGATACCAGTATCTTAAACAGGCCATGCCATCCACTACAACTGTAGCATTACTGTCAGGATAGGCTTTGGCGTGATTCAGTGCCATCTGTTTCAGATCTACTGGCACACAAGTATCTGGACAGCATGTCTCCATAAAGTACTGTAAGCCCTTTACACCCATGTTCAGGTTTAAAGGTTGTGTGCATTTACATAAATGCCACCGAGctgaaacaaataaatacataaatagttAGTAAACAAAGAGGTAATTGGTTGGAAATAAACAgtgtatgtattcatttaaagcaataataataaagaacgTATGCTATATTAACATCTAACTTGTAAGAATCGTTTAGTTTACTTAAAATTAGAAAATGAGTtaatataaattaatgttttgatttattGTGACCACGTGTATGGGGATTTTAACACTTGTGCGTATTTATTGCTAACAGACAAggtattaaaaatatttgtatctGTTACTGTCTGAAATAAAAACGTAATGCTTTCAAGGAAACGAAAACGGACTCACTAGTTGATAGGATGAGATGCACAATTTAAGGTAAATACTAGTATTAGTAAGCGTTAAGCGCTGACTTGTGCTACATAGTTGCAGCACAGCAGCCGAAGCCGCTTTGTGTTTACATTGTTTCCTTCACTTCCGCTTCCGGGAGCGACACCATCAACAGCCAATCGGCGTTATTCTTTACAATAACAGTTGTGAATACAAAAGATCACGGGTTAAACACTGTTATACGATTTATGTGCGTTTTATGACTCATTGATTACTCTGATCGGTAACAAAAAATCGtttgttttaaaagaaaaataaacattttaatttaaactgtATCTAGTCCGTATACAGCAGAAATACtttaatcaatttattttttttataatatattaatttaaatattttaataacgcGTATATATTTGTTTGAATATAAAAATGACTGACTAATAAACTAATATTTCATGTGCAAAATGAAGAATAGGCTAATGGACAAAATAGCATTAATTGTAATTTctagaaatgtcaaaaaataatatttaagtcAAACTTGTGGTAAACTTGTGTAATTCAGTTAGTTCAGTTAGTTTAACTAATATGGGTGTTCTCATAGTCTTTTCCTTAATTTTAACTATTTATCAGGCTATTAATCTGACTAATAAAATTTAGATGTGTTAAAAAGAAATTTCGAGTTTAGTGTGTAAAAGCAGGGTTTTCTGTTTCGGTGAACTATTGATTTTTCTGCTTCTTTGAACCAGAGTTTCTCACATAAACAAAAGCACCCTAGGGAAAGGGGCAGATGTTCCCTAAAGGACGATGGCACGCGACAGTCCTCAAGCCTGTTGAAGAATTCACACCTCCTGCTCTCTCATTctcgcacacacgcacgcgcaaacacaaacactggtaaaataacattttctttacatttagTCAGCACATACCCAATTGGCATCTGTGTATGTGTATAGCATCATTTTTAAAAACGTATGCTACATTTCCTATGCAGTTGAGTTTCATTTTTGCGTGTGTTGTTGCTTTTTAAGGAGTGCGCTACCCGAGCCATGCACGCGACAATTCCTTTGTTATTTTAATCAGTGCAAGTCTTTGCTGCGTCATGTTGAGGGACCTACTACCTCTCAGTAAAAAATAGAACTATACCATGCATAACATAGTGGCGCATGTTCTGATGGGAATGTGCATTCTCATTTAGAAAATTGGCCgcaataaaacttttatttttatatattatttcaatTTCAAGATCCTGGTATTTTCTGTAACTTGGTCTCAAGACACTCACAGGGGCCTTCTTTATTGTAAATATGTGCACTGGTGCTGTTCCCACGGCCACTTATTACGCAGCTTCCCTAACCATATGGCCAAGTAGCATTCACGCGCTGGTTCTTTAGCATGCTTCCAGTAATTTGGAGGAAGGCTGCGCGCGCGCACTACCGGGAGAAGCAGTGGAGACATGCAGTTGTGATGTGAAAAAACGCCATTTGGTTGTGAGCAGATGGTTGGCTTGGGGGGCTGTCCGCGTCTTCAGAGAGAATCCCCGAGGGCTCCCCTTGTATTCACAATCAATGAAAATTAAAGCGCAAAGAAAAGATGAAGAGTCAGACCTCGAGTCCCGGCTTTGTTCGTCGCAGCTACTGGTGGGCAGGAGTTAAAGTACAACAGCCCCCTATAGAAACACTTAAGTTAAACAGTCTCCCCATAGTCCACCTTCAGAAAGGAGGAGGAATGCGAGAAAGGAGCTTTCTGCTTGATTTCACCAGGACAGAATCGCGTGGCATAAATTATGCCTGCAAAGAATAAGCGAAGTGGGCATAAATCTGAGGCTTTTCAGTTACGCTTTGCTGCGATAATCGGGAAATGTGTGCGACGTCAGTGTAAAGAATTGTTGGGGGGACGTGTGATGATAGCTCCCTGACATGCTTCCACTCTTATTTATGGTCAACAGTTCAATAACTATCATGGTGGATAGGCAGAGCGATTCCCAGAGTGTGCTGCAATGACACCTGTCGCCTGATAACATCACGTCTTTTCTTTTGATCAGGAAATTTATTGAATAAAGAGTGCATTTACCACGTAGTTCAGTAAATTGAGGTTTAATAATGTTGCAACCAATATAGCCTATTACAATGAATTTATCATCAAAATCTGAGATTGAAACAAACTACACAGCACGATCTCAATCCGCGCGTAACTGTGTCAGTGGCACAGATGCTTGTTATTAAATCTGAGCATTCATATTGCTGCATTCCTCTGGATTTAATGAACGCACTAATGAAGACCACCCTCATgcatacacatacacaaacaaatgCTCATCTCATGCGTGTGAGCGTGCAAATGGAGACAGGGCGCAAAACCGCGAGCCCGATTAATTTAACAATATGAATGATTAAAAGAATACATCGGAAAGAGCATAACACAACTTCCTCGTCAAATTAAACGCAAAATCATTGATAAAACGCCAAAACAACAGAAGCTGGTAGGTACTTTTGTCGCAGATGACGTGTAGAGAGGGGAGCTCTTTCTCCCTGCTACATTGTGAGGGGAGCAGGTGCTGTCTGAATTACCATACAGCTGAGAGCacagagaaaaaaaacttattCTCCCCTCCACACAATAACAAAGTGCCTTAATGACAGCCACGCGAACGACACACACCAGTTCAGCTTTTACAATCCAACTCAGAGATAACTCCGAACTTACCCAAattttcaaataaaacttaatggAAAAAGTGACAGGATAAGCAAAAAACTTTTTagcttttcaaataatataaatgttcaCTATACGTGACCTAATTATGGTACGCGCCAGGAATTCTGCGTATGTTCTCCTATAAAACTTTCTCTGGTACatgtcacatttttaaaatgtaagtaattaaataaataaatgctattCAAACCCATATATTTTAATGATTAACTAAGATCTTGTCAATACTGCAAAACAATCTCTAACTAAATTGCCCTTGTGTGCCATAAACTTTACATTTGTCTCCATCATCAGAAATGCGCAGTGCGCAATGTGTGATGTAATTTGAGGTTTTATGTCATAGTGGGATGTACATGATTcttaaggtttcttattttcctgtatgtaaattagtttttttctctattgcactctctctctctctcttttagcAGTGCCTAAGAGTTGCACATTTTACAGCTCAGTGACCATTTGCCGATTTTTTTCTTGGGGGGTTGGGGATGGTGTGGTTTGAAAAGTGTCCCCTTTGTGACAACCCGAGCCAGATTGGggagtagctcatttgcatctCATTACCCTAGCAGGCGCAGTCTGTATATAACCGGCTGCAAGAGGACTGGgacattaaacacacacacacacagtcagtcAATCTTTCACATGGAAACAAGAGTACCAGAGGAAAGTTTGGAACAGTAGTTTGGGATCATCTCAACGCCAAGTGTATAAACGGAAAATAAGCAATACATGCTCAGATAACCCCGTGTATGGGTTTTTGCATTTTTTCGTAACAGCAAGTGGACTGCAAACTTTTGACAATTTGGAGTAATCGTCTTCTGGGGATTTGCTGATCACTCCTGTTGGGTTCCTGTTTATTATTTCGTATTTGGAATTTAattgcttgaacattttgaaggAGGACTTTGATGGGCTTGCACGAGCAGATAAAGTGAACACGAGAGAGCATCAGCCAGCGCGCTCCCACTGAGTGGAGAACTCCGAGTCTCAATGATTTATTGAGACACGGTCTCATACAATTGCCTGGCCCGTGGAAGCTAAACAACATAGTACATATCCTCTCCACCATGGGACGACTTATAATAGCTGCTTTCCTTTGCGTCATGATAAGCCAGGTAAGTCAAGATGtgatttattatttacttttacattATATGTGCGTATTTTACGCATGAATACAATAGCAGTATAGCTACTGACTATAATGCAATATAAGTCAGTAAAGTCCTATAATGGCAAAAATAAGTGATTAATTCCGTTTTTATTCCTTTTCAGTGTTTTTGTTCTGGGGTTTTCGAATTAAAACTTCAAGAGTTTCTGAACAAAAAAGGGGTGTCAGGCAACGCAAACTGCTGTAAAGGATCTGCGTCCGAGGCAGGGATTCAGCAATGTGAATGCAAAACCTTTTTTAGGATTTGCCTTAAACATTACCAGACCAATGTGTCTCCAGATCCTCCGTGTACATACGGTGGTGCAGTCACCCCGGTGCTCGGATCAAACTCCTTTCAAGTTACTGAAAACTTTCCTGACAGTTCATTCACCAATCCCATTCCGTTCTCATTTGGATTTACGTGGCCGGTGAGTAGCTTCTTCTTTCTAATTGTTATCTAGAAAAATAGTTTTAAAGcatagacaaaataaaatgattcaGAAAGTATAGCAGTGCTCTGGATTTGGGTAATTACGCGTGTTAACGGTCTTGGTGGGGTGGGAAAAGTCACATCCCCTGGGTTGGAAAATCATTGTCAGCTCAGTGTGAAATTCCGAAACCTTTCATTTGACTGCAATAAGTAAGTGTTAAATTGGAGAAATGAAGCTTGAATCTCCAGTGCGATCACACCTTAAGCTATTCACATCTTCCGTTATATGTAAAACAGAGCGGAACCTGAACACCTCGCGCAATGAATACCGCTCTTTAAGTTCAAGTGATTTTAACacgtattatttttttttagggtaCATTTTCTCTCATTATCGAAGCTTTGCACACCGATTCCAACGACGACCTGTCAACAGGTAAGCCGAGgtccattaaaaaaacaaaaaacatcctGCTTATACAATATAGTAAAGCACAGTGCTaaattttcaacattttacagAAAATCCGGAGCGTCTGATCAGTCGTATGACGACACAGAGGCATCTAACCGTGGGTGAAGAATGGTCTCAGGATCTTCAGGTTGGTGGTAGGACAGAGCTGAAGTACTCGTATAGATTCGTCTGTGACGAGCACTACTATGGCGAGGGCTGCTCGGTCTTCTGCCGCCCGCGCGACGACACCTTCGGCCACTTTACCTGCGGAGAGCGCGGTGAAATCATCTGCATTTCCGGATGGAAAGGACAGTACTGCACTGAACGTAAGTACGCGCTATGTTTATcattacatttttgttgttgttgtcgtCGTCAAACTGTACAGTTAGGCTATTTGTGTATGTGTAGAGTTTCGAGTAAACGTGTCTCGGTATTcgcaagaaaaacaacaacacatttcATCACTATGGTTGCAACAGGCGTTTGTGTGATTCAAATGAGAGGGACGTTGGCCAAATAATGGCACGCGTGCCATAGATTAAATGCGTCGCCTGATTGGTTACTTGGCAGAGCGCTCGCTCCTGATTGGTTCAGAGCTGCGAGGTATTGTTGGAAGGGGGCAGCTGCAGAGTGAAGGTGGACAATAGAGCAGCTGTCCTGCACTGGCACCATGTACACCAGCTGTCCACCCTTATCTACCCCGACTCTGGGACGTTATAGAGAGGGGGTTGGATGAACAGAGTGAAAAAGGGGACTTCTGACCCACAGTTAGGGAAAAAAGGAGCTTTTGTTTGGGGGGCTTTTGTATGAGTGCAACTGTGTTAACCAGAGTGTCCTTCCAATGGTAGTGAAGAGAGCTTTTTTGGGTAACCCACTAAGTAAGGGTGACCAGCTATGTTTGTTCAGTAGTGGGAATTGGCattaacaaacaaatatttctcTTTATAGCAATCTGTCTTCCGGGATGTGATGAAGACCACGGATTTTGTGAAAAACCTGGCGAATGCAAGTAAGTGTGTTGGAGAGATTCGTGTAAATCTGAAGTTTTAATCTTCGATGTAGAGTTGACAGAATACTAACTGGTCCATTGCGATTGTTTTTTAGATGCAGAGTGGGTTTTAGTGGAAAGTACTGCGATGACTGCATCCGTTATCCTGGCTGTCTGCATGGTACCTGCCAACAGCCTTGGCAATGCAACTGCCAGGAAGGATGGGGAGGCCTCTTCTGTAACCAAGGTGAGTCTTTGTCAAAGAAGACTATTGTCGTAGTAAATTAATGAAATTGTGAGATGTTAAAtggaatttttaattttattttacagatCTTAATTACTGCACACATCACAAACCATGTCAGAATGGAGCCACTTGCACCAACACTGGCCAGGGAAGCTACACCTGCTCATGCAGACCTGGTTTCACTGGGGCCAGCTGTGAGATTGAGGTCAACGAATGCTCTGGCAACCCTTGCAGAAATGGAGGAAGCTGCACTGTGAGTATTAACTCATATGGAAACATTCTCTGTTTAATTAAGTATGAATGATAAAATGTGTCCAGTATGAATCTCATCTCAATTGTTGCTTTGATTTGACAGGATCTTGAAAACACCTACAGCTGTACATGTCCCCCTGGTTTCTATGGAAGAAACTGCGAACTGAGCGCCATGACTTGTGCCGACGGCCCCTGCTTCAACGGCGGGCGCTGTGCTGACAACCCTGATGGAGGATACTTCTGCCAGTGTCCGACGAGCTACGCCGGTTTCAACTGCGAAAAGAAGATCGATCACTGCAGCTCCAACCCATGCTCCAATGGTACGTTGAATGCTTACAAGACATACAATGCAAATTAAGGGACATTTGAATCAGTTATCTAATTAGGAATTCCTTTCCAGGTGCCCAGTGTCTAGATCTTGTGGATTCCTATCTTTGTCAGTGTCCTGAAGGTTTCACTGGGACTCACTGCGAAGACAATATCGATGAGTGTGCCGCCTATCCCTGTCAGAACGGTGGCACATGCCATGACGGGCTTAATGACTATACCTGTACCTGCCCTCCTGGATACACTGGCAAGAACTGCACCTCTCCGGTCAACAAGTGCGTCCATAACCCGTGCCACAATGGAGCCACTTGCCACGAGAGGGACAACCGTTATATTTGCGCTTGCGTCCCGGGGTACGGAGGAGGTAACTGTCAGTTCCTGCTGCCAGAGGGACACCCCTTCGCAGAAGAAGCTGGAAAAAGGTACTCTTACGAAGAGGACGACGGTGCCTTTCCATGGACAGCGGTTTGTGCTGGGATTATTTTAGTGCTTTTGGTCCTGATCGGAGGCGCCGTCTTGGTCGTCTACATTCGCCTTAAACTGCAGCAGAGGAGGCAGACAGTCGACAGCCATAATGAAATCGAGACCATGAACAACCTGACCAACAACCGCAGTCGAGAGAAAGACTTGACCTGCGTAAGCGTCATTGGGACGACGCAGTTGAAGAACATCAACAAGAAAGTGGACTTTCAGAGCGATGCCGTCGGTGGAGAAAAGAATGGATTCAAATCCCGTTACTCGCTAGTGGATTACAATCTTGTTCACGAGTTAAAGCAGGAGGAATTGGTAAAGGAGGATTCGGAGAAGAGCGAATCGACAAAATGTGAGGCTCTAGATTCGGATTCAGAGGAGAAACACAGAAAACgtttaaaaaggtaaaaatcgtTATATGTAGTAGAACTTGGGCAAGAAAGATGCTGGTGTGATTTTGTGCCAAATTAACGTTTTCTTCGTATCTTTTCAGTGATTCGTCATTCAGCGATTCATCGAAATGTACAGAATCTTTATGCAAAGACACAAAGTACCAGTCAGTCTTTGTTTTATCAGAGGAGAAGGATGAATGTATTATTGCAACCGAGGTGAGTCACAATCTTTTTTCTCCAGTGCTTGCAGTCAAAACATGTTTGTCTGGATTTCCGAAATCTAAACGCGTGCCAATTTTTCTTGTTTCTCAGGTGTAACGCACCAACAGAGCTGTAGCTCATCTCGTTCTTCAGGAGGTTTTACTCCAGTAATGCTGCTGAAACCAGAGGGAAAGTTTCCTTCATGTGACTGCTGCTGTGAAACTTACGTTGACGGTGATATTCAGAATGAGCTGGTTCTCAACTGAAGTAAACACAGTGACTGCAGGAAAGGACGTTGGGCCATACTGGCTCGGACTCTCAAAGTTTGTTTCCCAGGAATGTGCCAAATGGACTTGCTGCACTTCCTGTAGGGACAGTTTTACCTCATTGCACTATGATGGGTTGTattttgtaatgtatttaaGACACAATTGAATCGAATACTGTGTATGCATATGCACTGACTGCAGTGTGTGTCTGGAAGTTTTCTGATCCATTACGTCGGTCAGAAGAGGAGAAACACTGCCATCAAATATATGTTTGTTACTGGTTGTATTTTAATAAGTcgtatttcttttatttaaacCTTATTTGTGATCAAAGTTTTTGTGGTTTCGTTTTTGTGTGCGTGTTTGATGTAAtttaatatctttttttttttttcattttgcaaATTTGTCTATTGTAAATAAGGCACTTCGGGTCGATGTGACTGGTTtctaatgtaaatgtatttaaacatgCTGTCAAAACGTACAGGAATGGTTTTATGATTGTTGTCCCTGAAGAAAATCACCTTACTACTTTTTCCAAATAAATCCTGTATGAAATAT
This Misgurnus anguillicaudatus chromosome 11, ASM2758022v2, whole genome shotgun sequence DNA region includes the following protein-coding sequences:
- the fam120b gene encoding constitutive coactivator of peroxisome proliferator-activated receptor gamma isoform X1 — its product is MGVKGLQYFMETCCPDTCVPVDLKQMALNHAKAYPDSNATVVVDGMACLRYWYRCQAWVHGGQWQEYMHILQEFVSAFTAAGIRLVFFFDGTVEEQKRAEWVKRRLRVNRDIAKIFQHIKCHKQQPNSRDLFCLPSGLATFSRFALKTLGQETWCSVREGDYEIADYALSHNCMGILGQDTDFVIYNTVPYLSISKLNLGDMTTVVLSRERLCQILKLHMTDLSLVACMLGNDIVSEQHMQRLRNIALASYRKKHREVQGDKIYAVADFINAHRPNSEGTFGVSSLPLHDAEEETLIKGIHMYLLPGQKSPWLECSLQSPETVCLMEKYIPRDILQAVKEKHTQAECFMIYNFIYDGVVECSNTLEDEDEAELPPQAVLYLPVRERIYGLFLPVQPDCFSGTVSVNEWFVFPGNPLKEAVKVTPKPLNYKVWYPSTEDPPDLMALWFRTDPEVKEVRISTLFGVFDLHDFTEELHQFDSPLIAVICLVTYITIQARHLSLEDIDAYLSQAVCVRYKSFTEMQQIRIPVVDPRAVQLGSLFVRGLTYLIAANSACGFPFQMAELMPWRTFDGLLFHSKYLQAHSGCPNEKLLENQPTWMSLFVSIRAVVLEACRRRGTSVHSRPRRLHYGEVRPVDVDDLHGERRPQPHHTARLEFSQQPRDPTRYQQGYRPRLRHSNRGRYQLAPRWVSAAPVPRSGHVRVFGRISCLQAKQRSSCDSAVEGIMFLPLRLYC
- the fam120b gene encoding constitutive coactivator of peroxisome proliferator-activated receptor gamma isoform X2 encodes the protein MGVKGLQYFMETCCPDTCVPVDLKQMALNHAKAYPDSNATVVVDGMACLRYWYRCQAWVHGGQWQEYMHILQEFVSAFTAAGIRLVFFFDGTVEEQKRAEWVKRRLRVNRDIAKIFQHIKCHKQQPNSRDLFCLPSGLATFSRFALKTLGQETWCSVREGDYEIADYALSHNCMGILGQDTDFVIYNTVPYLSISKLNLGDMTTVVLSRERLCQILKLHMTDLSLVACMLGNDIVSEQHMQRLRNIALASYRKKHREVQGDKIYAVADFINAHRPNSEGTFGVSSLPLHDAEEETLIKGIHMYLLPGQKSPWLECSLQSPETVCLMEKYIPRDILQAVKEKHTQAECFMIYNFIYDGVVECSNTLEDEDEAELPPQAVLYLPVRERIYGLFLPVQPDCFSGTVSVNEWFVFPGNPLKEAVKVTPKPLNYKEDPPDLMALWFRTDPEVKEVRISTLFGVFDLHDFTEELHQFDSPLIAVICLVTYITIQARHLSLEDIDAYLSQAVCVRYKSFTEMQQIRIPVVDPRAVQLGSLFVRGLTYLIAANSACGFPFQMAELMPWRTFDGLLFHSKYLQAHSGCPNEKLLENQPTWMSLFVSIRAVVLEACRRRGTSVHSRPRRLHYGEVRPVDVDDLHGERRPQPHHTARLEFSQQPRDPTRYQQGYRPRLRHSNRGRYQLAPRWVSAAPVPRSGHVRVFGRISCLQAKQRSSCDSAVEGIMFLPLRLYC
- the fam120b gene encoding constitutive coactivator of peroxisome proliferator-activated receptor gamma isoform X3; this translates as MGVKGLQYFMETCCPDTCVPVDLKQMALNHAKAYPDSNATVVVDGMACLRYWYRCQAWVHGGQWQEYMHILQEFVSAFTAAGIRLVFFFDGTVEEQKRAEWVKRRLRVNRDIAKIFQHIKCHKQQPNSRDLFCLPSGLATFSRFALKTLGQETWCSVREGDYEIADYALSHNCMGILGQDTDFVIYNTVPYLSISKLNLGDMTTVVLSRERLCQILKLHMTDLSLVACMLGNDIVSEQHMQRLRNIALASYRKKHREVQGDKIYAVADFINAHRPNSEGTFGVSSLPLHDAEEETLIKGIHMYLLPGQKSPWLECSLQSPETVCLMEKYIPRDILQAVKEKHTQAECFMIYNFIYDGVVECSNTLEDEDEAELPPQAVLYLPVRERIYGLFLPVQPDCFSGTVSVNEWFVFPGNPLKEAVKVTPKPLNYKVWYPSTEDPPDLMALWFRTDPEVKEVRISTLFGVFDLHDFTEELHQFDSPLIAVICLVTYITIQARHLSLEDIDAYLSQAVCVRYKSFTEMQQIRIPVVDPRAVQLGSLFVRGLTYLIAANSACGFPFQMAELMPWRTFDGLLFHSKYLQAHSGCPNEKLLENQPTWMSLFVSIRAVVLEACRRRGTSVHSRPRRLHYGEVRPVDVDDLHGERRPQPHHTARLEFSQQPRDPTRYQQGYRPRLRHSNRGRYQLAPRWPHSQN
- the dldh gene encoding delta-like protein D, with amino-acid sequence MGRLIIAAFLCVMISQCFCSGVFELKLQEFLNKKGVSGNANCCKGSASEAGIQQCECKTFFRICLKHYQTNVSPDPPCTYGGAVTPVLGSNSFQVTENFPDSSFTNPIPFSFGFTWPGTFSLIIEALHTDSNDDLSTENPERLISRMTTQRHLTVGEEWSQDLQVGGRTELKYSYRFVCDEHYYGEGCSVFCRPRDDTFGHFTCGERGEIICISGWKGQYCTEPICLPGCDEDHGFCEKPGECKCRVGFSGKYCDDCIRYPGCLHGTCQQPWQCNCQEGWGGLFCNQDLNYCTHHKPCQNGATCTNTGQGSYTCSCRPGFTGASCEIEVNECSGNPCRNGGSCTDLENTYSCTCPPGFYGRNCELSAMTCADGPCFNGGRCADNPDGGYFCQCPTSYAGFNCEKKIDHCSSNPCSNGAQCLDLVDSYLCQCPEGFTGTHCEDNIDECAAYPCQNGGTCHDGLNDYTCTCPPGYTGKNCTSPVNKCVHNPCHNGATCHERDNRYICACVPGYGGGNCQFLLPEGHPFAEEAGKRYSYEEDDGAFPWTAVCAGIILVLLVLIGGAVLVVYIRLKLQQRRQTVDSHNEIETMNNLTNNRSREKDLTCVSVIGTTQLKNINKKVDFQSDAVGGEKNGFKSRYSLVDYNLVHELKQEELVKEDSEKSESTKCEALDSDSEEKHRKRLKSDSSFSDSSKCTESLCKDTKYQSVFVLSEEKDECIIATEV